Proteins encoded by one window of Dyella humicola:
- a CDS encoding efflux RND transporter periplasmic adaptor subunit: MSADTSTTTGHVRKRRGWWIAAIVIIALIVLMVVHILTGAKTRPASPPQVVSVAPVSLGDMPVILNALGTVTPVATVNVLPQLSGYLTAVGYQEGQDVSKGQFLAQIDPRQFEINKQQAEAQLAKDMASLAQSRSDLARFTQLHEQQSIAEQTFTGQQFLVQQNEAAVKADKANIAQAELNIEYCHITAPVAGRVGLRLVDPGNFVTQSTSPGIVIITTMKPTTVQFTVPQNSLNQVLQRVNAGAKLPVTVYNSNNTRQLATGTLFALSNQMATSTGTVTLRATFPNDDEVLFPNEFVNTQLLVDTMHNAVLVPTPAVLSGAPGDFVYLVNADQSVSVHKVTLGPSDGRHTAILSGLAAGQQVVTDGTDRLSDGAKIKIATAKSSGAGAAPAAASSAGRAQHDSGKRAHGAHSASS, translated from the coding sequence ATGAGTGCCGACACGTCGACGACAACCGGGCACGTTCGCAAACGTCGAGGCTGGTGGATTGCCGCCATCGTCATCATCGCCCTGATCGTGCTGATGGTGGTGCATATCCTCACCGGCGCAAAAACCAGGCCCGCCAGTCCGCCCCAGGTCGTTAGCGTCGCCCCCGTATCGCTGGGCGACATGCCGGTCATCCTGAATGCACTGGGCACGGTCACGCCAGTCGCCACCGTCAACGTGCTGCCGCAGTTGAGCGGTTACCTCACCGCCGTCGGTTACCAGGAAGGCCAGGACGTGTCCAAGGGGCAGTTTCTCGCCCAGATCGACCCGCGCCAGTTCGAAATCAACAAGCAGCAGGCGGAGGCTCAGCTGGCGAAGGATATGGCGAGCCTGGCCCAATCCCGCTCCGACCTGGCCCGTTTCACCCAGTTGCACGAGCAGCAATCGATTGCCGAGCAGACCTTTACCGGCCAGCAGTTCCTGGTTCAACAGAACGAAGCGGCCGTGAAGGCCGACAAGGCCAACATCGCGCAGGCCGAACTCAATATCGAGTATTGCCACATCACCGCGCCGGTTGCCGGGCGCGTTGGCCTGCGCCTGGTCGATCCCGGTAACTTCGTCACCCAATCGACTTCGCCGGGCATCGTGATCATCACCACGATGAAGCCGACCACGGTGCAATTCACGGTGCCGCAGAATTCGTTGAACCAGGTGCTGCAGCGCGTGAATGCCGGCGCCAAGCTGCCAGTGACGGTCTACAACAGCAACAACACCAGGCAACTCGCCACCGGCACGCTGTTCGCGTTGAGCAACCAGATGGCCACCAGCACCGGCACGGTGACGCTGCGTGCCACCTTCCCCAACGATGACGAAGTGTTGTTCCCCAACGAGTTCGTCAATACGCAGCTGCTGGTCGACACCATGCACAACGCGGTGCTGGTGCCCACGCCAGCGGTGCTGAGCGGTGCGCCAGGGGATTTCGTCTACCTGGTCAATGCCGATCAGAGCGTCTCCGTGCACAAGGTGACGCTGGGCCCCAGCGATGGCCGGCATACGGCGATCCTGTCGGGTCTTGCGGCTGGCCAACAGGTCGTCACCGATGGCACCGACCGCTTGAGCGACGGCGCCAAGATCAAGATCGCCACGGCGAAGTCGAGCGGCGCGGGTGCTGCTCCGGCAGCGGCGTCATCCGCGGGACGTGCCCAGCACGACAGCGGCAAGCGAGCGCACGGCGCCCACTCAGCTTCGTCGTGA
- a CDS encoding efflux RND transporter permease subunit yields the protein MNISRLFILRPVATTLLMIALVLVGLVAVRFLPVSSLPDVDYPTIQVQTFYPGASPTVMATTVTAPLEVQLGQIPGLQQMTSNSSAGASVITLQFDLSLNLDVAEQNVQEAINAANSLLPSGLPAPPTYAKVNPADQPILTLAVTSNSMSLTQLQDVANNRLGAKISEVSGVGLVTPAGGNVPAVRVEADPRKLAAYGLNIDDLRSLIANTNVSQPKGNFDGPYLNYTINGNDQIQDPEDYLNTVVAYQNGAPVFLRDVGRVTRAPQNTEQGAWFNTTQAIVLNVQRQPGANVIATVDKIMKELPELESTLPAGMKVQVVSDSTGVIRASVTDAAFELVLAIVLVVLVIFVFLRNVPATIIPSISVPVSLIGTLALMYELNYSIDNLSLMALIIATGFVVDDSIVMIENIVRYLEEGRTPLEAALEGAGQIGFTILSLTVSLIAVLIPLLFMGGVIGRLFSEFAVTLAITIVLSGVVSLTLVPMLCARLLRAQADRHPSRFERVSEGLFNKTLDAYKRGLSFVMARQTLTLIVFVATLVLTVILYVVIPKGLFPVQDVGVIQGISIADNSVSYSAMVNRQQALAEAILKDQDVTGLTSYVGIDGTNTTLNNGRFLINLKAIDDRSSTAAEIARRIQGEVTNIPGIKLYLQPEQDLTLDTTISPNQYQFVLRGPSQQAFMQYVPELIARMKNIKSITDVTSDLNNDGLSVDVEVNRQLAARFGITAATIDNALYDALGQRIVSTIFNQSSQYRVILVAKPESMPTVESLGDLYLPSQTSSSGQVPLKGIATIKITKSPLVLSHLAQFPSVTISFNLAKDASLSKAVDEVNQAEKAVNLPSSITSSFQGAAQAFQDSLSSEVYLLIAALVAVYIVLGVLYESFIHPLTILSTLPSAGIGALLALMIAGSDLDVIGIIGIVLLIGIVKKNAIMIVDFALEAERDHGKPPDEAIFEASLLRFRPILMTTLAAMLGALPMLLGTGTGSELRRPLGLAIIGGLALSQMLTLFTTPVIYLFFDRLAQRFRRKDPEQAAEPVP from the coding sequence ATGAATATTTCCCGCCTGTTCATCCTCAGGCCGGTGGCGACCACGCTATTGATGATCGCGCTGGTGCTGGTGGGTCTCGTCGCGGTGCGCTTCCTGCCAGTGTCCTCCCTGCCCGACGTCGACTACCCGACGATCCAGGTACAAACCTTTTATCCCGGCGCCAGCCCGACGGTGATGGCGACCACGGTGACTGCGCCACTCGAAGTGCAACTGGGCCAGATCCCCGGCCTGCAGCAGATGACCTCGAACAGCTCGGCTGGCGCTTCGGTGATCACCTTGCAGTTCGATCTGTCGCTCAACCTCGACGTCGCCGAGCAGAACGTGCAGGAAGCGATCAACGCCGCCAACAGCCTGTTGCCCTCGGGCCTGCCGGCACCGCCAACCTATGCCAAGGTCAATCCGGCCGACCAGCCCATTCTCACGCTGGCGGTCACCTCGAATTCGATGTCGCTGACGCAATTGCAGGACGTCGCCAACAACCGGCTGGGCGCGAAGATTTCCGAAGTGTCCGGCGTCGGCCTGGTCACCCCGGCGGGCGGCAATGTTCCTGCCGTGAGAGTGGAGGCCGACCCCAGGAAGCTGGCGGCTTACGGACTCAATATCGACGACCTGCGCTCGTTGATCGCGAACACCAACGTCAGTCAGCCCAAGGGCAATTTCGATGGCCCGTATCTGAACTACACCATCAACGGTAACGATCAGATCCAGGACCCGGAGGATTACCTCAACACGGTGGTCGCGTACCAGAACGGAGCGCCCGTCTTCCTGCGCGATGTGGGCCGCGTCACCCGCGCCCCGCAAAACACCGAGCAAGGTGCCTGGTTCAACACGACGCAGGCCATCGTGCTCAATGTCCAGCGCCAGCCGGGGGCGAACGTGATCGCCACGGTCGACAAGATCATGAAGGAGCTGCCGGAACTGGAGTCCACCTTGCCGGCGGGGATGAAGGTGCAGGTCGTGTCCGACAGCACGGGCGTGATCCGTGCTTCGGTCACCGACGCGGCTTTCGAGCTGGTGCTGGCCATCGTGCTAGTGGTGCTGGTGATCTTCGTGTTCCTGCGCAACGTGCCGGCCACGATCATTCCCAGCATCTCGGTACCGGTGTCGCTGATCGGCACGCTGGCGCTGATGTATGAGCTTAACTACTCGATCGACAACCTCTCGCTGATGGCCTTGATCATCGCCACCGGTTTCGTCGTCGACGATTCGATCGTGATGATCGAGAACATCGTGCGCTATCTGGAGGAAGGCCGCACGCCGCTGGAGGCTGCACTGGAAGGCGCCGGGCAGATCGGCTTCACCATTCTCTCACTGACCGTGTCGCTGATCGCCGTGCTGATCCCACTGCTGTTCATGGGCGGCGTGATCGGGCGCCTGTTCAGCGAGTTTGCGGTGACCTTGGCCATCACCATCGTACTCTCGGGCGTTGTCTCGCTGACCCTGGTGCCCATGTTGTGCGCGCGTCTTTTGCGGGCGCAGGCCGATCGTCACCCGAGTCGCTTCGAGCGCGTCAGCGAGGGTTTGTTCAACAAGACCCTGGATGCTTACAAGCGCGGCCTGAGCTTCGTCATGGCGCGCCAGACGCTGACCCTGATCGTATTCGTCGCCACCCTGGTGCTGACCGTCATCCTGTACGTGGTCATCCCCAAGGGCCTGTTCCCGGTGCAGGACGTGGGCGTGATCCAGGGCATCAGCATCGCCGACAACTCGGTGTCCTACAGCGCGATGGTGAACCGACAACAGGCCTTGGCCGAAGCGATCCTGAAAGATCAGGATGTAACCGGGCTCACGTCGTATGTCGGCATCGACGGCACCAATACCACGCTCAACAACGGCCGCTTCCTGATCAATCTGAAAGCGATCGACGACCGCTCGTCGACGGCGGCCGAGATTGCCCGGCGTATTCAGGGCGAGGTGACGAACATACCCGGCATCAAGCTGTACCTGCAGCCGGAACAGGATCTCACCCTCGACACCACGATATCGCCAAACCAGTACCAGTTCGTGCTGCGCGGGCCGAGCCAGCAGGCCTTCATGCAGTACGTGCCCGAGCTGATCGCACGCATGAAGAACATCAAGTCGATCACCGACGTCACCAGCGATCTCAACAACGATGGCCTGAGCGTCGACGTCGAGGTCAATCGTCAATTGGCGGCGCGCTTCGGCATTACCGCAGCGACGATCGACAACGCGCTCTATGACGCGCTGGGCCAGCGCATCGTGTCGACCATCTTCAACCAGTCCAGCCAGTACCGCGTGATCCTGGTGGCCAAGCCCGAAAGCATGCCGACGGTGGAGTCGCTGGGCGACCTGTACCTGCCCAGCCAGACCAGCAGTTCGGGCCAGGTGCCGCTCAAGGGCATCGCCACTATCAAGATCACCAAGTCGCCGCTGGTGCTCAGTCATCTGGCGCAGTTTCCGTCGGTGACCATTTCGTTCAACCTGGCCAAGGATGCGTCCCTGAGCAAGGCCGTCGACGAGGTCAACCAGGCCGAGAAGGCGGTGAACCTGCCCTCGTCCATTACATCCTCGTTCCAGGGCGCTGCACAGGCCTTCCAGGATTCGCTGTCGAGCGAGGTGTATCTGCTGATCGCCGCCCTGGTCGCCGTGTATATCGTGCTCGGCGTACTGTACGAAAGCTTCATCCATCCGCTGACCATTCTCTCGACCTTGCCTTCGGCCGGCATTGGTGCCCTGCTGGCCTTGATGATCGCGGGCAGCGACCTGGATGTGATCGGCATCATCGGCATCGTGCTGTTGATCGGCATCGTCAAGAAGAACGCGATCATGATCGTGGACTTCGCCCTCGAGGCCGAGCGCGACCACGGCAAGCCACCGGACGAAGCCATCTTCGAGGCCTCGCTGCTGCGCTTCCGCCCGATCCTGATGACCACGCTGGCGGCGATGCTGGGCGCGCTGCCGATGCTGTTGGGCACCGGGACCGGTTCGGAGCTGCGCCGCCCGCTGGGCCTGGCCATCATTGGCGGCCTGGCGCTGAGCCAGATGCTGACCCTGTTCACCACGCCGGTGATCTACCTGTTCTTTGATCGGCTTGCGCAGCGCTTCCGCCGCAAGGATCCCGAGCAGGCTGCCGAGCCCGTGCCGTGA
- a CDS encoding efflux RND transporter permease subunit, whose translation MSIPGLFIKRPVATTLLAVAILLSGLLAYFRLPVAPLPNITFPVIVVQANLAGASPNIMAATVAAPLERRLGTIADVTELTSQSSVGSSQIVVQFGLNRDINGAARDVQAAIQAARADLPTTLRNNPSYREYNPADSPIMVLALTSKTLTRAQLYDSADSVIQQQLSQVDGVGQITLGGSALPSVRVELEPDQLNSYGIGLEDVRAAISSANADSAKGHIDENGQRFEVLSNDQINKAAPYRDLVVAYRNGAPVLLRDVANVLDSAENIRNAGLYDGKDAVLVIVYPLPGGNIVKTVAQIRKVLPSIEATLPRNVHIGIALDRSQSVNAAVNDTERTLFIAVLLVIGVVYIFLQSPRAILVPAVALPLSIVGTFGPMYLLGYSIDNLSLMALTIGTGFVVDDAVVVLENIVRHVESGMDVREAALRGSAEVSFTVISMSLSLIAVFLPILLMPGIVGLLFHEFAVTLSIAILLSLVISLTVTPTMAAYVLNRRTLHSRARWALWYERQFEHFKSAYARSLSAVLDHAMLVGLTLIGLIVLNVFLIKLVPSTFFPEQDNGILIGQIIADQSISFQAMEKKLAQLQAIVQKDPGVESVAGFTGGRALNTANVFIELKPLSQRKLSAAQVVDRLRPKLNAVSGAKLFLQAAQDLHIGGRQSASEYQYTLTSDDPEALFFWVPRLVTELGKYHTQMTDVNSDLQQNGLQIFVNIDRATASRYGFVPNQIDAVLYDAFGQRTVSTVYNQLNQYFVVMEVAPKYWQYPQMLDRIRFSAAAGNASGTQQTQLSSALVKPVTTVTAVSTSSGSASNTNARNADAEANQLTNAISNSKGGSSSGSADSTAPETMVPFPALASYVSNHTATQVSHQGGLVAATISFNLPPGGSLSSALAAIEQASQELGLPASIHGSSAGAAQVYAQSMSTMPLLILAALAAVYIVLGILYENTVHPITILSTLPSAGIGATLALLIFGTPFSVIAMIGIILLIGIVKKNAIMMIDVAIHLQRDDGLAPQEAIHQAAVIRLRPIMMTTAAAVLGAVPLAVGIGQGASLRQPLGITVMGGLILSQVFTLYTTPVIYLYLDRLRARLATWSESLPWNRSDASA comes from the coding sequence GTGAGCATCCCCGGGCTCTTCATCAAGCGACCGGTGGCCACCACCTTGCTGGCGGTCGCGATCCTGCTGTCCGGTTTGCTGGCGTATTTCCGGCTACCGGTGGCGCCGCTGCCGAACATCACGTTTCCGGTCATCGTGGTGCAGGCGAATCTGGCCGGCGCCAGCCCCAACATCATGGCCGCGACGGTGGCCGCGCCGCTGGAGCGGCGCCTGGGCACCATCGCCGACGTTACCGAACTGACCTCGCAGAGTTCGGTCGGCAGCTCGCAGATCGTCGTGCAGTTTGGCTTGAACCGGGATATCAATGGCGCGGCGCGCGACGTCCAGGCCGCCATCCAGGCCGCGCGTGCGGACTTGCCCACCACCCTGCGCAACAACCCCAGCTATCGCGAGTACAACCCGGCGGACTCGCCGATCATGGTGCTGGCACTGACCTCCAAGACGCTGACGCGGGCGCAGCTGTACGACTCGGCCGATTCGGTGATCCAGCAGCAGCTGTCGCAGGTCGACGGCGTGGGCCAGATCACCCTCGGTGGCAGCGCGCTGCCCTCGGTGCGCGTCGAACTGGAGCCCGATCAGCTCAATAGCTACGGCATCGGGCTGGAAGATGTCCGCGCCGCCATCAGTTCCGCCAATGCCGATAGCGCCAAGGGCCACATCGATGAAAACGGCCAGCGCTTCGAAGTGCTGTCCAACGACCAGATCAACAAGGCCGCACCCTACCGCGACCTGGTGGTGGCTTACCGCAACGGTGCGCCGGTACTGCTTCGCGACGTCGCCAACGTGCTCGACTCGGCGGAAAACATCCGCAACGCCGGCCTCTACGACGGCAAGGACGCGGTGCTGGTCATCGTCTATCCGCTGCCGGGCGGCAACATCGTCAAGACCGTCGCGCAGATCCGCAAGGTACTGCCGTCGATCGAGGCGACCCTGCCGCGCAATGTGCATATCGGCATTGCCCTGGACCGCTCCCAATCGGTGAATGCGGCGGTGAACGATACCGAGCGCACCTTGTTCATCGCGGTGCTGCTGGTGATCGGCGTGGTCTATATCTTCCTGCAGTCACCGCGGGCGATCCTGGTGCCGGCGGTGGCGCTGCCGCTGTCGATTGTCGGCACCTTCGGGCCGATGTACCTGCTCGGCTACAGCATCGACAATCTCTCGCTGATGGCGCTGACCATCGGCACCGGTTTCGTCGTCGACGATGCGGTGGTGGTGCTGGAGAACATCGTGCGCCACGTCGAGTCGGGCATGGACGTGCGCGAAGCTGCCTTGCGCGGCAGCGCCGAGGTCAGCTTCACGGTGATCTCGATGAGCCTGTCCCTGATCGCGGTGTTCCTGCCGATCCTGTTGATGCCGGGCATCGTCGGCCTGCTGTTCCACGAATTCGCGGTGACGCTGTCGATCGCGATCCTGTTGTCGCTGGTGATCTCGCTGACCGTCACGCCGACCATGGCGGCCTATGTACTCAACCGCCGCACCCTGCATTCGAGGGCGCGCTGGGCCCTGTGGTACGAGCGCCAGTTCGAGCACTTCAAAAGCGCCTACGCCCGCTCGCTCAGCGCCGTGCTCGATCACGCCATGCTGGTGGGCTTGACCCTGATCGGCCTGATCGTGCTCAACGTCTTCCTGATCAAGCTGGTGCCTTCCACGTTCTTTCCGGAACAGGACAACGGCATCCTGATCGGCCAGATCATCGCGGACCAGAGCATTTCGTTCCAGGCGATGGAAAAAAAGCTCGCGCAACTGCAGGCGATCGTGCAGAAAGACCCCGGCGTCGAATCCGTAGCGGGCTTCACCGGCGGTCGCGCACTCAACACCGCCAACGTATTCATCGAGCTCAAGCCGCTGTCCCAACGCAAGCTCTCGGCGGCGCAAGTGGTGGATCGACTACGTCCCAAGCTCAATGCGGTTTCAGGCGCCAAGCTGTTCCTGCAGGCCGCACAGGATTTGCATATTGGCGGACGACAGTCGGCGTCCGAATACCAGTACACGTTGACCAGCGACGATCCGGAGGCGCTGTTTTTTTGGGTACCGCGACTGGTCACCGAGCTGGGCAAGTATCACACCCAGATGACGGATGTGAATTCGGACCTGCAGCAGAACGGCCTGCAGATTTTCGTCAACATCGATCGCGCCACCGCGTCGCGCTACGGCTTTGTGCCGAACCAGATCGACGCCGTGCTCTACGACGCCTTCGGCCAACGTACCGTTTCGACGGTCTACAACCAGCTCAACCAGTATTTCGTCGTGATGGAGGTGGCGCCGAAGTACTGGCAGTACCCGCAGATGCTCGACCGCATTCGCTTCAGCGCAGCGGCAGGCAATGCGAGCGGCACGCAGCAGACGCAGTTGTCGAGTGCGCTGGTGAAGCCGGTCACCACCGTGACGGCGGTGAGCACGTCATCGGGTTCCGCGTCGAACACCAATGCACGCAATGCCGATGCGGAGGCGAACCAGCTCACCAATGCCATCTCCAATTCGAAGGGCGGCAGCTCCAGCGGCAGTGCAGACAGTACGGCGCCCGAAACGATGGTGCCGTTCCCCGCGCTGGCGAGCTATGTCAGCAACCACACCGCGACCCAGGTCAGCCACCAAGGCGGCCTGGTGGCTGCCACCATCTCCTTCAACCTGCCGCCGGGCGGTTCGTTGAGCAGTGCGCTCGCGGCGATCGAGCAGGCATCGCAAGAATTGGGCCTGCCGGCTTCCATCCACGGCAGTTCCGCCGGTGCCGCCCAGGTGTACGCACAATCCATGTCGACCATGCCCCTGCTGATACTCGCGGCACTGGCCGCGGTCTACATCGTGCTCGGCATTCTCTACGAGAACACGGTCCACCCGATCACCATCCTGTCCACCCTGCCCTCGGCGGGTATCGGCGCCACCCTGGCCTTGCTGATCTTCGGCACGCCATTTTCAGTGATCGCAATGATCGGCATCATCCTGCTGATCGGTATCGTCAAGAAGAACGCCATCATGATGATCGACGTCGCCATCCACCTTCAGCGTGATGACGGGCTGGCGCCACAGGAGGCGATCCACCAGGCCGCCGTGATACGCCTGCGCCCGATCATGATGACCACGGCGGCCGCCGTCCTTGGCGCGGTGCCCCTGGCCGTCGGCATTGGCCAGGGCGCCTCGCTGCGGCAACCGCTGGGCATCACCGTCATGGGTGGCCTGATTCTCAGCCAGGTTTTCACGCTGTACACCACGCCGGTGATTTACCTCTATCTCGACCGCCTGCGCGCCAGACTCGCCACGTGGTCGGAAAGCCTGCCGTGGAACCGATCAGACGCGAGTGCATGA
- a CDS encoding efflux transporter outer membrane subunit yields the protein MTMKIPRKTLAASMTLLLGGCMVGPDYHRPQVTVPIQYKELPGWTAAAPAEDLPKGAWWTAFNDPLLDQLEPMVSVSNQTVRADYANYQAALAEVQVARSALFPNIGITGQVTRDRVPTTNAGSAAEHIRQVTSSGSLEGNVSWAPDFWGKVRRTVEENKANAQASEATLANATLSERTALATAVIDLRVTDANIDLLQKTVAAYQESLRVVSNQDKAGTIAPSNVITARTQLENAQASLIALGVARAQDAHAIAVLVGKNPEDLDIPHSISLPALPSVPSGVPSTLLERRPDIAVAERQMAAQNAAIGVAIAAYYPNISLSGTDGFSQSPLAGLLHIANRVWSLGASATETLFDAGARHGEVAAAEATYDAAVANYRGTVLTAFRNVEDDLAGSSILAQQAQVLDAAVHDATRGAEIAFNEYRAGTVDYTTVATAQTTQLSTQQTALNVQQQRLLNAVSLIGDLGGGWSASELGDAKQATAKR from the coding sequence ATGACCATGAAGATCCCACGCAAAACGCTGGCCGCCTCGATGACGCTGTTGCTCGGCGGCTGCATGGTTGGCCCGGACTACCATCGCCCTCAGGTGACCGTGCCCATTCAATACAAGGAGCTGCCCGGCTGGACCGCCGCCGCACCGGCGGAAGACCTGCCCAAGGGCGCCTGGTGGACCGCTTTCAACGATCCGCTGCTCGACCAGCTCGAGCCGATGGTGTCGGTCTCCAACCAGACCGTGCGCGCGGATTACGCGAACTACCAGGCGGCGCTGGCGGAAGTCCAGGTGGCCCGCAGCGCCCTGTTCCCCAACATCGGCATTACCGGTCAAGTCACCCGGGACCGCGTGCCCACCACCAATGCCGGCAGCGCCGCCGAGCATATCCGGCAGGTGACGTCGTCAGGCTCGCTCGAAGGCAATGTCAGTTGGGCACCCGATTTTTGGGGCAAGGTCCGCCGCACCGTCGAGGAGAACAAGGCGAACGCCCAGGCCAGCGAGGCGACCCTTGCTAACGCGACGTTGTCGGAGCGGACCGCGCTGGCCACGGCTGTGATCGACCTGCGCGTGACCGACGCCAATATCGACCTGCTGCAGAAGACCGTCGCCGCGTACCAGGAGTCCCTGCGCGTGGTAAGCAATCAGGACAAGGCCGGCACCATCGCTCCGTCCAACGTGATTACCGCACGAACGCAGCTGGAGAACGCGCAAGCCAGCCTGATCGCGCTAGGTGTCGCCCGCGCACAGGATGCTCACGCGATTGCGGTGCTGGTCGGCAAGAATCCCGAAGATCTGGACATTCCGCACAGCATCAGCCTGCCGGCGCTGCCGTCGGTTCCGTCGGGCGTGCCTTCCACCCTGCTAGAACGTCGACCGGATATCGCCGTGGCCGAGCGCCAGATGGCCGCGCAGAACGCCGCCATCGGCGTCGCCATCGCGGCCTACTACCCGAACATCTCGCTGTCCGGCACGGACGGCTTCTCGCAATCGCCGCTGGCCGGTTTGCTGCATATCGCCAACCGCGTGTGGTCCTTGGGTGCCAGCGCCACGGAAACGCTGTTCGACGCCGGCGCGCGCCATGGCGAGGTCGCCGCCGCCGAGGCGACCTACGATGCCGCCGTCGCCAACTATCGCGGCACCGTGCTGACCGCCTTCCGCAACGTCGAGGACGATCTTGCCGGCTCGAGCATCCTCGCCCAGCAGGCCCAGGTATTGGATGCCGCCGTGCACGATGCCACCCGCGGCGCCGAGATCGCCTTCAACGAATACCGGGCGGGCACCGTCGACTACACCACCGTGGCCACGGCCCAGACGACCCAGCTGAGCACGCAACAGACCGCGCTGAACGTGCAGCAGCAACGCCTGCTCAATGCGGTGTCCCTGATTGGCGATCTGGGCGGCGGCTGGTCGGCCAGCGAACTGGGCGACGCGAAACAGGCGACGGCCAAGCGCTGA